CGCCTTACCCGCGGCCGTCGCCGTGCTGGTCGCGCTCGACGTCGTCGACGGCGGCGACCTCGGCTCAGCCGTCGCCACCGGGCTCGGCGCGACGTTCATGATCGGCATCCAGCTCTTCGGCTGGACCACCGTGGTCTTCGCTCTGTACCAGCGGTTCCGACACGATGCCTCGAGGATCACTCGGCACTGGACACCGGACGACCTCCCCGATTTCCGAAAGCGGGACGAGCGTGCCACCGGATCGTGGGCGTCCGCGGTCTGGTCCATTCTGCTGATCGGGCTCATCGTCTGGCAGCACGTCGCCCGGCCGTATCGCGCCGACGACCCCACGGGCCGGATCGAGCGAGTCGCCGTGCTCGACCCCGCGCTGTGGTCGGGCTGGATCTGGCCCATCCTCACCGGGCTGGCGGCCGTCGCGGTGCTTGAACTGGCCCGCATCGCCGCACGCGGCTGGACGATGCGCCTGGCCCTCGGCTACGCCGCCGCCGAGACCGTGTTCGCACTGCCGTTGATCTGGGTGCTGCACGATCAGCGCCTCTTCAACGAGGTCTTCCTCACCGACATCAACGGAAGATGGGAGACCCCGGACGCCTTCTACACCGTCACGGCCCTGGGAGTGCTGCTGATCAGCGCGAACGCGGTGTACAGCCGCTTCCGGCAGGCACGCGGCTGACACCGGTCCGGCGGAGATCCTCAGCCCACAGAGCAAGTGCCGTGCGTCACGCCACGCACCCTCGTCGACCGAACGAACGGACATGGGTCGCGTATCCACACCGGTGACTACGAGGTCGATGATGAGACGGGCGGGCTGAATCGTGACGACTCCAACGCCACCTGCCGTGCCCCCGTCCCCGATCGGCGGCCGGCACTCCGACGCCCGCGACGGCACCGCCGTCGACGGGCACCTGATCGACACCGACGAACCGGGCCACGATCTCCCCCACATCACCCACCCCTTCCGCAGATTCGACGACCGGGTGCCCGCCCTGCCCGCCGCGGACGGCGGTGCCGGCCACCACGCTGGACCTCGCGCCCGGCGCGGTGTTCCTCGGCGCCATCGCCCCAGCCGCGGCACCGGCCGCCACCGGACCGCGCCGACACGGTGGCGCGGCACCTCGAGAAAAGAGTCCCTGACGGCCGTCACCCGCCGGGTCCGCTATGCCGCGCCGGTCATGGTCGAGACCGACTGCGACGACGACACGACCGGCCGCTCAGCTCCTTTGCCGTGGTCGGCACGGTGACGCCGGCAGTCAGCGGCGGCGCAGTGCCGGGTTGAGCAACGCGGGCGGGGTGTCGTTCTTCTCGTGCGCGGCCAGATCGGTGCCGGGGGCGACGATCGCGTCGATCGCGTCGAGCAGGTCGGCGGAGAGCATGGTGTCGGCGGCGGCGAGATGCGAGTGCAGGTGGTCCAGTGTGCGCGGACCGATGAGCGCGCTGGTCACGGCGGGATGCGCGGTCACGAATCCGAGCGCGAGCTGGATCATGGTCAGGCCGGCCTCGTCGGCGAGTGCGGCCAGTCGCTCGACGGCGTCGAGCTTGGCCCGGTTCGCGGGGACGGCGGTGTCGAAGCGATGCGGCATGAACGTGGAGCGGCTGGTGGTGATGTCCCGGCCCTCGCGGATCGCACCCGACAGCCAGCCTGAGGCCAACGGACTCCACGCCAGCACACCGAGCCCGTACTGCTCGGTCACGGGCAGCACGTGGGTTTCGATCCCGCGCTGCAGGATCGAGTAGCCGGGCTGTTCGGTGACGTATCGGCCCAGGTGATGCTCGCGGGCGGCCCACTGGGCCTGCACGATGCGGTAAGCGGGGAACGTCGAGGAGCCGAAGTAACGGATCTTTCCCGCGCGCCGCAGGTCGGTCAATGCCGACAGGGTCTCCTCGTCGCCGGCGCTCGGGTCCCATCGGTGAATCTGGTAGAGATCAACGTGGTCGACGCCGAGGCGGCGCAGGCTGTCGTCCAGCTCGGTGACCAGCCAGCGGCGCGAACTACCCTGGTGGTTACGTTCGTCGCTCATCGGCAGGCTCGCCTTCGTGGCCAGCACGATGTCCTCACGGCGGCCGACGATGGCCTTGCCGACCATCTCCTCCGACTCGCCGCCGCTGTACGCGTCGGCGGTGTCGATGACGTTGATGCCGGCTTCGAGAGCGGCATCGACCATGGCGATGGCTTCGTCCTGGGTGGTGCGGCCGATCCTGCCGAAGTTCATCGCGCCGAGCGCGAGCGAGCTGACCTGCACACCGGTGCGGCCCAAGGTGCGGTATCGCATGAGTCGTGTTCCTCCATCGCGGATGAAGCGTGGCGTCCGTCGTGGCCTCGCCCTCGGTCCTGCTCTGACATCACCATCAAGCGGAACCTTGTTCCACTTGAACATAACGGAACCCGATTCCGTTTAGCAAGCGTGACAGCGAGGGGAACGGGGCGGTGAATGACGGCGACCGAGACATCCGGCACGGGGCTCCGGCCCGTCGGGCGGACGCCCGGCGGAACAAGGAGGACTCCGCTCGACGCCGCCACCGCGGCCTTCCTCACGTCGCACACAGAAGCGTCGGTACACGACATCGCGGCCGAGGCCGGCCGGCGTCGGGTCGGGCACGGCCACGGCCTGTCGCCGCCTCCCGGCCGGGCCGATCTCAGCATTGCCGTGCACCGCCACCAGTTCGACACCTGCACCGAGGCCGACCCGGCCCGCAACCAGGCCGACATCGCCATCACCCTTCGAACGACGGGTCGACCCCTTCACCGCCTTCCCAGCCACCGAACACGGGCTCACGGCCGCACCGCATACCGACGACCCCACCCGAGCCCGGCACGTCACTTCCCGCACCGCCCTCCGCCAGTGCGCGCCCGGAACCTCGCCGCCACCGCCGCCTTCGGCGACCGGCGACATCACAAGGTCATCGCCGGCCACGCTCGCATCCCGGCCGAGGTGGTCGGCGACCGACCAACGGGCCCCGCGGAGAACACCCCGCGACCGCCACTCCCCGAGCGAAGCACGCGGACCTTCGGTCGGTGTCGGAGGCGTGGTCCGGGCGGGTGGTCGGCGGGCGGGTCGAACGTTAGTTTTGTTCACCACTGAAGCGATGGAGGTAATCGGAATCAGAGTCGGCCGGTCGGCCCGCATCGGACGGGGATGGACACCGATCAGGGCCCGGTCGAGCCGCCGACCACGGCGTCGGTCTCGCCGACGACCTTCTTGTCCGCGTTCTCGGCGGGCAGCAGCGCGGAGAGGTCACCGTTGTTGTCGTTCACTCGGATCACGAAGGGCCGCAGCGACGTGTAGCGCACCACGCTCAGCGAGGCGGGATCGACGACGAGACGCTGGAACCCGTCCAGGTGAGTACACAGGGCGTCGGCGAGGATCGCCTTGATCACGTCACCGTGGCTGCACGCCAGCCACACCGCGTCGGCGCCGTGGGTCTCGGTGATCCGCCGGTCATGCTCCCGGATCGCCTCGACGGCCCTGGTCTGCACCTGCGCGAGCCCCTCCCCCTCCGGGAACACCGCCGCCGAGGGATGCTGCTGCACGACCGACCACAGCTCCTCCTTGGCGAGGTCGTGCAGGGATCGTCCGGTCCAGGCTCCATAGTCGACCTCGGCCAGGCGGGGGTCGACGGTCGGCTCGACGTCCCGGTCGCCGAGCAACGGCCGCAGCGTGTCCTGACAGCGCTCCAACGGCGACGTGACCACGTCGACGAGAGGGACGTCCGCCAGCCTGGCCACCAGCTCGGTGGCCTGGGCCACGCCGACCTCGTGCAGTCGCACTCCCGGTGTCCGGCCCGCGAGCACACCCGCCCCGTTCGCGGTGGACCGGGCGTGCCGAAGCAGGATCACAGTGGCCATGTCACCAGCCTACTGACGCCGCACCGCTCGTTCCTCACGACGGGCACGCCCGCCGGAAGCGGCCTTCAAGGGCCCCGACAGGAGGATGTCGGAGCGCCCGCCGGAGCAACGCGCGGCCCGCGCACCCACG
This genomic stretch from Actinoalloteichus hoggarensis harbors:
- a CDS encoding HAAS signaling domain-containing protein produces the protein MSTTALTDRYVHEVVRRLPTGQRSDVAAELRATIADTVEARYPRTEDGERAVLAEMGDPIRLAARYADRPVALIGGELYPTYLRLLAVLLSTALPAAVAVLVALDVVDGGDLGSAVATGLGATFMIGIQLFGWTTVVFALYQRFRHDASRITRHWTPDDLPDFRKRDERATGSWASAVWSILLIGLIVWQHVARPYRADDPTGRIERVAVLDPALWSGWIWPILTGLAAVAVLELARIAARGWTMRLALGYAAAETVFALPLIWVLHDQRLFNEVFLTDINGRWETPDAFYTVTALGVLLISANAVYSRFRQARG
- a CDS encoding aldo/keto reductase — translated: MRYRTLGRTGVQVSSLALGAMNFGRIGRTTQDEAIAMVDAALEAGINVIDTADAYSGGESEEMVGKAIVGRREDIVLATKASLPMSDERNHQGSSRRWLVTELDDSLRRLGVDHVDLYQIHRWDPSAGDEETLSALTDLRRAGKIRYFGSSTFPAYRIVQAQWAAREHHLGRYVTEQPGYSILQRGIETHVLPVTEQYGLGVLAWSPLASGWLSGAIREGRDITTSRSTFMPHRFDTAVPANRAKLDAVERLAALADEAGLTMIQLALGFVTAHPAVTSALIGPRTLDHLHSHLAAADTMLSADLLDAIDAIVAPGTDLAAHEKNDTPPALLNPALRRR
- a CDS encoding histidine phosphatase family protein; translated protein: MATVILLRHARSTANGAGVLAGRTPGVRLHEVGVAQATELVARLADVPLVDVVTSPLERCQDTLRPLLGDRDVEPTVDPRLAEVDYGAWTGRSLHDLAKEELWSVVQQHPSAAVFPEGEGLAQVQTRAVEAIREHDRRITETHGADAVWLACSHGDVIKAILADALCTHLDGFQRLVVDPASLSVVRYTSLRPFVIRVNDNNGDLSALLPAENADKKVVGETDAVVGGSTGP